The stretch of DNA TCAAGAGTGTTAATGTGACgtcagccagcctcaagtggacactgaaggaactgcagtttgatGCACTTGGCTTCCTACAGCGGTGCAAAGCTCCGCCTCTATGTATgatctcagagcagctgaacacCTGAACTATCCCACTACAGGTAAGAGGTGGTTTCACTGTgagattaaacacacacactcctgaggCGTCTTACCGTACAGATGTTTGTCTGGATACAAAAAGGACAAACCAAGTCAGAGAACCAGCGAGTGATGACATCAGGTCAGGGCGTCTTCACACCTCTggatcgtttgctctggtctgaatcatcgACCAGTTTGTTCCATTGTTGcattatttagatttttcaaTCAGTTCTCAAAAACGTCTTCGTCCACATGAAACACGACGACGCACTGTTACGGCTGTCACGAGCACGCCAAGTAAACAACGGCGTCCTCGACATGCCAACATTTCCCCGCCTTTCCTCTGCAGttatcatttcatttacaaagtcGTCCCACCAACCAGAAGTCCCCCGGGGTTTATGTGGTCGAGTGttgtatgaagcagcagtgacctccatcgtccaatcaggcgtctctgctcgtcaacatagtgagtaactgtgtgtgagcgtgtaaaaagtccagttagcattgttagcaccagcgctagtttgttTACGTCTGTGTTCAGACGCTCGTGTtcaaaaatacccgcctacgtgtggacgAGGTCTGAGACCCACCTGTTCAAGCTAGCTCTGTCGGGTTGTACTGAACAGTTATGCTAACCACACATCAGCTGTGATGGAGGATAGCCTAGCTAGCTACAGTGCAGACTTCTTGAGGTTTGGGGTGAAAACGCCCTGAAACCACTAACGttagacgggggggggggggggtgacctACCTGTTTTGACGAATCCACCTGTGAAAGGAAAGAAATCAAACATCATAAAGAGAGAACTTATTTATGAGTCTTCATTTCAAGAaggcaacaaacaaacaaacaaagatggaAAACAACGAGCCGAGCTTACCGACTTCCTGAAGcaaaacagctgaagagaagaaacagacgAGAGAGAAGTCgacaaaaacaggaagcagaaaatcaaacacaaagaaaaccagAGAGGCAGCATCCAGGTCTAAAAACTACGGAGGCCCTGAAGAGACATctacagaaaaaatacaaaatggaGTCTCAGGGGAACATCAGAAAGTGACCTGTCGCTAAGTGTCTCCAAGTTCATCTGTAGGGTGACCTGACGTCCACATTTGTACCGGGGGCATCCTGTTTTCAAGATCCGTGTCCCGGGTCCCCACAAACATAAAACACTAACATGTCCCGGCTTTAACCAATCAAAACAGCACACCATGCTAACAGCACACCATGCTAACAGCACACCATGCTAACAGCACACCATGCTAACACCACTGATTGGTCTGATATGTCGACAGGCTGCTTCTGTTTTAAACACGAGTCAAAGGTCAACACGGATTGGTCAGTTTGTGTGTCAATCACTCTCAGGGTTGCAGCAGTTGCTAAGCTAGCCTAGCTTAATATGCTAACAGGATCTGCTGCTTAACAGGAAGTCAGCGTTCACACATCCCAAGTGACCATCTTCAGTCGCCCTCGTTggagtaaacacaaacagagggcATGCACTGCGGCTGTTAGCTAGCCTAGcctatcatgctaacaggacctgctgcatAACGACAGGTAGGCGTATCGTAGCCCTGTCgtacctaaccctaacccatgcTAATCAGTCCAAACCAGTCCAAACCAGTCCAATGTAAACACGTCTGTGGCAGCCAGAGCCAATCATAATCTCTCTCACGCTGATGGTAACGAGACTTGGCTGGTTAGCGGTCTCAAACAGTCTCAAGCAGCCTAGCTAGTTGTGATGGAGGATAGCCTATTAGCTATGCTAACCACAATCAGCTGTGCTGGAGGATAGCCTAGCTAGCTATGCTAACCACACATCAGCTGGAGGATAGCCTAGCTAGCTATGCTAACCACACATCAGCTGTGATGGAGGATAGCCTAGCTAGCTATGCTAACCACACATCAGCTGTGCTGGAGGATAGCCCAACTAGCTATGCTAACAACACATCAGCTGTGATGGAGGATAGCCTAGCTAGCTATGCTAACCACACATCAGCTGGAGGATAGCCTAGCTAGCTATGCTAACCACACATCAGCTGGAGGATAGCCTAGCTAGCTATGCTAACCATAATCAGCTGTGCTGGAGGATAGCCTAGCTAGCTATGCTAACCACACATCAGCTGGAGGATAGCCTAGCTAGCTATGCTAACCACACATCAGCTGTGATGGAGGATAGCCTAGCTAGCTATGCTAACGGGgtcagaggcagcagcagcgtgAGAGCGCTGGATGAAGGGTTAAAGTCACATGATGAGGTCAGGGCGCCACCtgtccacctcctcctgttccAATATGGCTCCTTCAGCTGAACGTAGAAGCTGGCCTGCTTATCGTACTCCTCATGGTCAGTTATTTTTACACATATGGTCTTCCTGAAAGAGtgcagacaaaaaacaacgGGAGGGAGTCATGCGTTAGTTtacacacaatcaaacacacacatcgaCGTTTCTACACGGGGGCGGTTAGGGCGATACGAACGTCACCTCAGAGGCCGACGGGCGGGACGCTAAAGTCACAATGAGACAAACGACCACGTAAAGCTTAAATATTTAGAAAGGAAGGATTCAGGAACTGAACTAGACGAGGTCTTTGTGTTATTAAACAATCACTGGTTGTCGAGGACTTCTagttgttgccgtggtaacaaacaggaACCTGTCTGACTACAGTCTGACATGAAAATACTAACGAGTcactttttaatcaaatgttaaaacattaaaacaagacGTCCTGAAGGGCCACCGTACAATCTGTTCATCGTGACTTTAACTGTCCGTGTGTCTCGTGAGGCGAGGTCGGACTGACGGAGGTTACAGGTTGTTAGGGAGGTGGGCGTGGTTACGGGGGGCGGGGCTACATCACAGGAAGGCGACACCCCCACCTTTCCTCCCGCTCATCTCCAGCAGGCGAGGCTCTCCCATCTCCAAGAAGAAGTTCTTGTTCTTCTCGTACTCTTcatcatttattatatttatctGAATGAACTtactgaaagagaaaagaggaggaggaggagggagaggaggaagaggaggaggaggaggaggaggaggaggaggaggaggaggaggaagaggaggaagaggaggaggaggaggaggaggaagaggaggaagaggaggaagaggaggaggaggaggaggaggaggaagaggaggaggaggaggagggagaggaggaggaggaggaggaggaggaggaggaagaggaggaggaagaggaggaggaggaggaggaagaggaggaggaagaggaggaggaggaggaggaagaggaggaggaggaggaggaggaggaagaggaagaggaggaagaagaggaagaggaggaggaagaggaggaggaggaggaggaagaggaggaggaggaggaggaggaggaggaagaagaagaggaagaggaggaagaggaggaggaggaagaggaagaggaagaggaggaagaggaagaagaagaggaagaggaggaagaggaggaagaggaggaggaggtgtgataaaatcagaaaacagtTCCCTGATCTCTGTGAtgtttctgaaaatgaaattatttttaatattttgagtttttatgAATAAAGATCAAACACAGAACATGGAAGAGTCTCCAAGAAGAGACTACACCCGAAACCTgcagtcacacctgagacccgcagtcacacctgagacccgaagtcacacctgagacctgcagtcacacccgaaacctgcagtcacacctgagacccgcagtcacacctgagacccgaagtcacacctgagacctgcaGTCACACCCGAAACCTGCAGTCAAACCTGAGACCCgcagtcacacctgagacctgcagtcacacctgagacccgaagtcacacctgagacctgcagtcacacctgagacctgcagtcacacccgaaacctgcagtcacacctgagacccgcagtcacacctgagacccgcagtcacacctgagacctgcagtcacacccgaaacctgcagtcacacccgaaacctgcagtcacacctgagacccgcagtcacacctgagacccgaagtcacacctgagacctgcagtcacacctgagacctgcagtcacacctgagacctgcagtcacacccgaaacctgcagtcacacccgagacctgcagtcacacccaaaacctgcagtcacacctgagacccgcagtcacacctgagacccgaagtcacacctgagacctgcagtcacacctgagacctgcagtcacacccgaaacctgcagtcacacctgagacccgaagtcacacctgagacctgaAGTCACACCCGAGACCCGaagtcacacctgagacctgaAGTCACACCCGAGACCCGAAGTCACACCTGAGACCCGaagtcacacctgagacctgcagtcacacctgagacctgcagtcacacctgagacctgcaGTCACACCCGAGACCCGaagtcacacctgagacctgcaGTCACACCCGAGACCCGAAGTCACACCTGAGACCCGaagtcacacctgagacctgcagtcacacctgagacccgaagtcacacctgagacctgcaGTCACACTTGAGACCCGCAGTCACACCTGAGATTAGTCACACCCGAGACCCGTggtcacacctgagacctgcaGTCACACCCGAGACCCGTGGTCACACCTGAGAGCTGAAGTCACACCCGAGACCTgcagtcacacctgagacctgcagtcacacctgagacctgaagtcacacctgagacctgcagtcacacctgagacccgcggtcacacctgagacctgcagtcacacctgagacctgaagtcacacctgagacccgcagtcacacctgagacctgaAGTCACACCCGAGACCTgcagtcacacctgagacccGAAGTCACACCTGAGACCCGCAGTCACACCCGAGACCTGAAGTCACACCCGAGACCCgcagtcacacctgagacctgaAGTCACACCCGAGACCCGTGGTCACACCTGAGAGCTGAAGTCACACCCGAGACCTgcagtcacacctgagacctgaAGTCACACCCGAGACCTgcagtcacacctgagacccgcggtcacacctgagacctgcagtcacacctgagacctgaagtcacacctgagacccgcagtcacacctgagacctgaAGTCACACCCGAGACCTgcagtcacacctgagacccgcagtcacacctgagacctgaAGTCACACCCGAGACCTgcagtcacacctgagacccGAAGTCACACCTGAGACCCGCAGTCACACCCGAGACCTGAAGTCACACCCGAGACCCgcagtcacacctgagacctgaAGTCACACCCGAGACCTgcagtcacacctgagacctgcagtcacacctgagacctgaAGTCACACCCGAGACCTgcagtcacacctgagacccGAAGTCACACCTGAGACCCGCAGTCACACCCGAGACCTGAAGTCACACCCGAGACCCgcagtcacacctgagacccGAAGTCACACCTGAGACCCGCAGTCATACCTGAGACCTGCAGTCACACTTGAGACCCGCAGTCACACCTGAGATTAGTCACACCCGAGACCCGTggtcacacctgagacctgcaGTCACACCCGAGACCCGTGGTCACACCTGAGAGCTGaagtcacacctgagacctgcagtcacacctgagacctgaAGTCACACCCGAGACCTgcagtcacacctgagacctgcaGTCACACCCGAGACCTGCAGTCACACCTGGTTCACATGTTGGATTAAAGTTCATGATGATTGTGCAGACAGAAGGCGACTCAGATGATTCAAAGACCAAGAATCTCTGATGACACAGTTTGTACAGCCTGAAGGGCTGGATGcttcacagagctgcaggcTACAGCAGccctcattgtgtgtgtgtgtgtgtgtgtgtgtgtgtgtgtgtgtgtgtgtgtgtgtgtgcgtgtgtgtgtgtgtgtgtgtgtgtgtatgtttatttcATGTGAGCAGATTGATGGTTTGGAGGTTTTTGTCTCGGTGATTCCAGGACACTCTCAGCTCGGTTTTGTCCAATCACAAACAACCGGACAGGGAAGTGctgataaacattttatttaactggaTCAAAACAAGAATAAGTCCTGGGTGATTAAATCATGTAAAAATAGTTTCTTGGGATTAgagctgggaatctttgggtgtctcatgattAGATTCAGAATATATTCTGGATTCATGAAGTCTCTTTGTGAACGAGTCCTCCAGGATCTAGTCCAGTCCTCTGAGAGGCTGAGGGTTAAAgagcttaaagaaaaaaaaagatttttgtaaattatgaatcgttttaaaatgtcagaagagaagaatcttCCAGCCCGACTCGGGACGTCCTGCAGAGCGCTCAGAGTCCGCCCCCCCTGTCTCGTCTGATTTACTGTCAGTATAAAGAATAGATTAAACTGTTACTCTGAACTTTAACAAGAGGAAGGAAACAGAAGCTGAGAGAGAGCCAGCAGAAACCCCCCCATGTGGTCTCTGTGAGAGGAgcctgctgcagcctctgtcGTCTTTACGAGACGTGACGATGAGCAGGATCTGCTGCTGGACACAAAGTGCCCTAATAAGGAAGAGAGCGGCGTGCTGTTTATCTGACACACGGCCACGCGACAGAGAAGAGCCTGATAACAGAGAGGactatatgaaggctctacgtcacgcccgagctgcctactactcctctctaatcgaggaaaacaaaggctagataccttttcagcactgtagccaggctgacagagagtcatggctccattgagccttgtattcctctagccctcagcagtaatgatttcctgagctttttcaacaacaaagttctagacatcagagacaaacttggtaacctcctgcctttacctggtgcagatacatctgatacggcagagacagttccaggaccagatattagtctcgactgtttttctccaatcaacttttcagagctaaattcaattatttctgcgtcaaaaccgtcaacctgtattttggacccaatcccaaccaagctgtttaaggaagtctttcccttagttagcaactccatattagatatgatcaatatgtctttactggcaggctgccctggtcctggtcctggtcctggtcgtGGTCTTGGTCGTGGTCGTGGTCCTGGTCGTGGTCGtggtcttggtcctggtcctggtcgtggtcgtggtcgtggtcgtggtcgtggtcgtggtcTTGGTCGTGGTCCTGGTCGTGGTCCTGGtcgtggtcttggtcttggtcttggtcgtggtcgtggtcatggtcttggtcctggtcctggtcctggtcctggtcttggtcttggtcgtGGTCGTGGGCgtggtcgtggtcgtggtcgtggtcttggtcgtggtcgtggtcgtggtcgtggtcttggtcttggtcgtggtcttggtcttggtcctggtcgtggtcgtggtcgtggtctcggtctcggtctcggtcgtggtcgtggtcgtggtcttggtctcggtcttggtcttgtctcgccctaccctggtcttggtcttggtcatGGTCTTGGttgtggtcttggtcttggtcgtggtcttggtcttggtcttggtcttggtcttggtcttggtcgtggtcttggtcttggtcttggtcttgtctcgccCTACCCTGGTCTTGGTATTGGTCATGGTCTTGGttgtggtcttggtcttggtcgtggtcgtggtcttggtcttggtcttggtcttggtattggtcgtggtcttggtcttggtcttggtcttggtcgtGGTCGTGGTCATGGTCTTGGttgtggtcttggtcttggtcgtggtcgtggtcgtggtcgtggtcgtggtcttggtctcggtctcggtctcggtctcggtctcggtcgtggtcgtggtcgtggtcttggtcttggtcgtggtcttggtcttggtcttggtcgtggtcttggtcttggtcgtggtcttggtcttggtcttggtcttggtcgtggtcttggtcttggtcttggtattggtcgtggtcgtggtcttggtcttggtcttggtcttggtcttgtctcgccctgccctggtcttggtcttggtcgtggtcttggtcttggtattGGTCGTGGTCATGGTCTTGGtcgtggtcttggtcttggtcttggtcttggtcatGGTCTTGGttgtggtcttggtcttggtcgtggtcttggtcttggtcttggtcttggtcgtggtcttggtcttggtcttggtcttggtcttgtctcgccCTACCCTGGTCTTGGTATTGGTCATGGTCTTGGttgtggtcttggtcttggtcgtggtcgtggtcttggtcttggtcttggtcttggtattggtcgtggtcttggtcttggtcttggtcttggtcgtGGTCGTGGTCATGGTCTTGGtcgtggtcttggtcttggtcgtggtcgtggtcgtggtcgtggtcgtggtcttggtcgtggtcgtggtcttggtctcggtctcggtctcggtcgtggtcgtggtcgtggtcttggtcgtggtcttggtcttggtcttggtcttggtcgtggtcttggtcttggtcttggtcgtggtcttggtcttggtcttggtcttggtcgtggtcttggtcttggtcttggtattggtcgtggtcgtggtcttggtcttggtcttggtcttggtcttgtctcgccctgccctggtcttggtcttggttccTCATGAGGAGCCTTCTCTCGTCACACGTTTtaataatcacatttattttctgatgtttattCAGGGACGTCTCTCACAGACTTTCATTAAGTGGATTTGTACTCACAAGATCTCGTCGTTCTCAAACTCCAGGACTCCGTGTGTGTCCTCAAAGTCCTCGCCGCCTCCTTTCGCCGTCCCTTGCACGGTTTTGTACGGCAGCACCACAACGCCACGAGCCCCTGACGTCCGGACCACCTTCACCTCCATCATCCCCACGCTCTCGCTCACCGTCACCAGCGGCTCCTCGAACGTAAAGATCCCCGCGTGGTCGTCATCGAAGATGGTGACGGTGGCCGTGCACGGCAGACCTAAACCTGCGAGGGCGTCCACGTGGTTCGCCGCCTCGTGGTCGTCTGCCTCGCCGTCCTCTGAGACGACCCTCACGTTGCTGAGGTGAACCAGGAAGTGTTCGTCTTCCTCGAAGATGTCGTCGTCGATTATGTCGATGCGGATTTCTTTTTCGGTCTCGCCCGGTTTGAAGACGATTGTTCCCTCCGTGAACTGGTAGTCCGAGCCGGCGTTCGCCGTGCCGTCTTCAGTCCGGTAATCCACCGAAACCACGCTCGCCAGGTCTCCGCCGCGGCGTGCGATGTTCAGCGCCACACTGCCGCAGTTCTCCAGACACTGGTAGGCTCCGGGGTCAAAGAAGACCTTAGAGGAGAAGCTCGCTGAGACCTCGGAGCAGACCTCGTGCTGATTGGCTCTCTTCGCTTGTTCGGCCGCGTGCTTCTTCAGGACATTTCCGGCGCCCGTCATGATCCGGGTCGCCTGACAGCGGTAGAACGCTCGACTCTTCTGCTGCGTGGTTAACACCTGGTAGTTGGCGAGCTCCATCAGCTGCTCCGTCTCCTTCTCtggatgtttctgtttcagctcCTTCAGGATCCGGGACACGTCTCTGCgggccgcctcctcctcgtccacCTCGGACGCCATCTCCTCCGAGTGCGAGTTGAGCATCTTCCCGTCCATTTCGATGTCGACCTTCGATGGAAGCTCAGGCTCTCCCTCCGTCTCGATGATCACTCCTTTGCGTTTCCCCGCTCGGTATCGTTTGTGCATGTACTTGTAGAAAAGAAGCCGGCGGTCGGCCACGTAGGCGAATCCGACGCAGAtggggaagaagaagagtgtgAGAAGCCCCTCCCATATCTCCACCACGCCCGGAGAGATGACCGCCAGGATCAGGTAGAGCCAGGTGTAGGCGAAGACGCTCCAGGTGGCGGTGACGAAGAACACCCGGAGGTGTTTCACCTTCCTGGTTTCTCCGTCAGGAATCACAGACACGCAGAGGCCGATGATCACGAACATGTTGAAGGCGGCGCTTCCCACGATGGTGTTCGGGCCGAGCTCGCCGGCGTCAAAGTTGTGACCGCAAACCTCCACGACCGACAGGAGGATCTCTGGAGCGGAGGAACCGAGCGCCATCAGGGTCAGGTTGGACACGGTCTCGTTCCAGACTCGCACCGTGGTGGTGATCTTCTCCCCGTTTGGTTTCTTGATGGTGATCTTTCTCTCCTGGGACGTGATGACCTCGATGGACGCCATGAAGCGGTCGGCGATGATGGACACGCCCAAGAACATGTACGCCAACCCCACGAAGTAGATGGTGGCTCTGGCGAGGCGGTCTGGGAAGGCTGGGTTCTCTGGCTTCCACACGGGGAGGATAACACCCGGGACGCAGTCCGTACCGCCTCCACATTTGGTTTTGTTGCTGGTGGAGTTGTTGGAGTTGAGAGTCGATCCTCCAGCGGCAGAAGACGGGAGAACGGTCGTGATGACCGTCAACAAGAAAAGTAGCGAGGAGGTCCTGGCTCTGCTCATGGTGACGCCCGAGGTCCCTTTAacctaaaagaaacacaaaagaagagTTACAAAAAACTTGTGCTGACGTCTGGATATCGAGGTTTCTGTTtattccacttcctgttgttgttgttttttctgccttGTTAATTATGATTTTGTTTCTCGGACAGCGTTGGATTTTTTCCCTCCctcgtgttgtttttttgttcctatCAGCAGTTCACTGTACAAAGTTAACTTTCTAGaacattcctgtttaaaaaaactcccttttgcACTTTTTAAGACGAGAGAACATATGAAGTCAGGCTGTGCAATATGTCGCattgaaggcagcgagcagcgttgaactgctagtctaacaaccatgattttaaatgtattttaaatatgtcaaataaaTCCTTATTTGGTTTGTCTCTGTCACTGAGTATccttccccctccccctttaACAGTTACAGTTACAAACACTCACATCAGGACGGATTTTAACGTCTCATAACGGTCTTTGAAAGAATTAATGTCTTTGGATCGACAGCCAGGCTCAGCATCGGACACCCATGTGTTCTTGACTGCACTCATGCTTTGTGAAATTAGAACAGTGTTTAGAGATGTTTGAATTCTTAAGTATTTCTTAAAGCGAGTCCTCCAGAACCTTAACTCAAGTAATCTGACTGAGAAACAGTCTCATCAGTCCAGGAGGATCTCTACTCTGACTCAATAATGAAGGTTTACGTACTTTGTCCACCGCTGGTTAAAGAATCAATCTTTAAATatgccccctagtggttaaaatgggtactgcagtctagagtggatgctcacacaggtcaccatgtggtggactctgaagcttcagtgtttatccagctctgcatgggtctgtaaacctttctgtgttctaacctctctccatttttcaaaagcatctccaatattgatcctagtttgagcacgtttctgctcgtggagcttattagaaacatgcagaggctttttaggtcgggtacaatcacttctatctgaaccacttctcttgcccgcttccatcgctgcaatacctgttgacctgataactgctctcatatctggcaaaccgaggggcgtccaaaacaagccgtgtgggggcgtgtcttaaaagcgcctaccttctctggtccaaacaaatccagatcattcaggagcagaatctaaagttagaaggaggacatactggctgctgcattgttgtcagagaagccagcacttcaacatgtttccttaatgatcagatagtaagatacctttatcatctcactctctacacagctcactgagtGGACCTTTAACTGAATCTCCAACATGAAGTGTTCATCCAAAGTATAACTGCTCTATCATTAAAGGTTTTAAGATACAGACAGAAACTTTATTGtaacatataaatacatattttacttTCTAAAACAGAATATAATTTACAGTCATGggtatttaaatgttatttatatcatgtttcagtgtttgttagATGATTTATTGtaaactcaaactcaaacatctcagagtgaaaaacaggcagcttttctttgttcttaAAATGATTTAACAGTCACCATGACGACCGACAAACTACTATTTCCATGAAGTGATTGGTTAAAGTTTCTGATCACCTGAAATACTCTTAACATACACGTATAAAAATGAAGTCTGAAACCTACCATCACTCAAACGGCTTCAGAGAGAAAATCATTGTAAGACGTTTTTTAtccagaagaaagaaaataaacttctcCTCCAGAGAGACGAGAAAAACCAGAGAGGACGACAAAGAGTCGGAAAATGACAACGACAGACTGTCTGTGAtgatccttctctctctctctctctctctctctctctctctctgtctctctctctctctctctctgtctctctctccctctctctctgtctctctctctctctctctctctctctctgtctctctctccctctctctctgtctctctctgtctctctctgtctctctctctttctgtctctctctctctctctg from Labrus mixtus unplaced genomic scaffold, fLabMix1.1 SCAFFOLD_169, whole genome shotgun sequence encodes:
- the slc8a1a gene encoding sodium/calcium exchanger 1a isoform X2, whose amino-acid sequence is MVKGTSGVTMSRARTSSLLFLLTVITTVLPSSAAGGSTLNSNNSTSNKTKCGGGTDCVPGVILPVWKPENPAFPDRLARATIYFVGLAYMFLGVSIIADRFMASIEVITSQERKITIKKPNGEKITTTVRVWNETVSNLTLMALGSSAPEILLSVVEVCGHNFDAGELGPNTIVGSAAFNMFVIIGLCVSVIPDGETRKVKHLRVFFVTATWSVFAYTWLYLILAVISPGVVEIWEGLLTLFFFPICVGFAYVADRRLLFYKYMHKRYRAGKRKGVIIETEGEPELPSKVDIEMDGKMLNSHSEEMASEVDEEEAARRDVSRILKELKQKHPEKETEQLMELANYQVLTTQQKSRAFYRCQATRIMTGAGNVLKKHAAEQAKRANQHEVCSEVSASFSSKVFFDPGAYQCLENCGSVALNIARRGGDLASVVSVDYRTEDGTANAGSDYQFTEGTIVFKPGETEKEIRIDIIDDDIFEEDEHFLVHLSNVRVVSEDGEADDHEAANHVDALAGLGLPCTATVTIFDDDHAGIFTFEEPLVTVSESVGMMEVKVVRTSGARGVVVLPYKTVQGTAKGGGEDFEDTHGVLEFENDEILKTICVKITDHEEYDKQASFYVQLKEPYWNRRRWTAVLLQEVGGFVKTGRDVYRKVQGRDHPAPSAIINITDEGGEEVLTKKEEEERRIAEMGRPTLGEHVKVEVIIEESYEFKSTVDKLLKKTNLALVIGTNSWREQFVDAITVSSGDDDDECGEEKMPSCFDYVMHFLTIFWKLLFAFVPPTDYWNGWACFVVSISGIGMLTAVIGDLASHFGCTVGLKDSVTAVVFVALGTSVPDTFASKVSAIQDQYADASIGNVTGSNAVNVFLGIGVAWSIAAIYHWTQGQPFRVDPGTLAFSVTLFTIFAFICIGVLIYRRRPEIGGELGGPKVPKTLTTCLFFSLWLMYIVFSSLEAYCHIQGF
- the slc8a1a gene encoding sodium/calcium exchanger 1a isoform X3, with the translated sequence MVKGTSGVTMSRARTSSLLFLLTVITTVLPSSAAGGSTLNSNNSTSNKTKCGGGTDCVPGVILPVWKPENPAFPDRLARATIYFVGLAYMFLGVSIIADRFMASIEVITSQERKITIKKPNGEKITTTVRVWNETVSNLTLMALGSSAPEILLSVVEVCGHNFDAGELGPNTIVGSAAFNMFVIIGLCVSVIPDGETRKVKHLRVFFVTATWSVFAYTWLYLILAVISPGVVEIWEGLLTLFFFPICVGFAYVADRRLLFYKYMHKRYRAGKRKGVIIETEGEPELPSKVDIEMDGKMLNSHSEEMASEVDEEEAARRDVSRILKELKQKHPEKETEQLMELANYQVLTTQQKSRAFYRCQATRIMTGAGNVLKKHAAEQAKRANQHEVCSEVSASFSSKVFFDPGAYQCLENCGSVALNIARRGGDLASVVSVDYRTEDGTANAGSDYQFTEGTIVFKPGETEKEIRIDIIDDDIFEEDEHFLVHLSNVRVVSEDGEADDHEAANHVDALAGLGLPCTATVTIFDDDHAGIFTFEEPLVTVSESVGMMEVKVVRTSGARGVVVLPYKTVQGTAKGGGEDFEDTHGVLEFENDEILKTICVKITDHEEYDKQASFYVQLKEPYWNRRRWTGGFVKTGRDVYRKVQGRDHPAPSAIINITDEGGEEVLTKKEEEERRIAEMGRPTLGEHVKVEVIIEESYEFKSTVDKLLKKTNLALVIGTNSWREQFVDAITVSSGDDDDECGEEKMPSCFDYVMHFLTIFWKLLFAFVPPTDYWNGWACFVVSISGIGMLTAVIGDLASHFGCTVGLKDSVTAVVFVALGTSVPDTFASKVSAIQDQYADASIGNVTGSNAVNVFLGIGVAWSIAAIYHWTQGQPFRVDPGTLAFSVTLFTIFAFICIGVLIYRRRPEIGGELGGPKVPKTLTTCLFFSLWLMYIVFSSLEAYCHIQGF
- the slc8a1a gene encoding sodium/calcium exchanger 1a isoform X1; this encodes MVKGTSGVTMSRARTSSLLFLLTVITTVLPSSAAGGSTLNSNNSTSNKTKCGGGTDCVPGVILPVWKPENPAFPDRLARATIYFVGLAYMFLGVSIIADRFMASIEVITSQERKITIKKPNGEKITTTVRVWNETVSNLTLMALGSSAPEILLSVVEVCGHNFDAGELGPNTIVGSAAFNMFVIIGLCVSVIPDGETRKVKHLRVFFVTATWSVFAYTWLYLILAVISPGVVEIWEGLLTLFFFPICVGFAYVADRRLLFYKYMHKRYRAGKRKGVIIETEGEPELPSKVDIEMDGKMLNSHSEEMASEVDEEEAARRDVSRILKELKQKHPEKETEQLMELANYQVLTTQQKSRAFYRCQATRIMTGAGNVLKKHAAEQAKRANQHEVCSEVSASFSSKVFFDPGAYQCLENCGSVALNIARRGGDLASVVSVDYRTEDGTANAGSDYQFTEGTIVFKPGETEKEIRIDIIDDDIFEEDEHFLVHLSNVRVVSEDGEADDHEAANHVDALAGLGLPCTATVTIFDDDHAGIFTFEEPLVTVSESVGMMEVKVVRTSGARGVVVLPYKTVQGTAKGGGEDFEDTHGVLEFENDEIFKFIQINIINDEEYEKNKNFFLEMGEPRLLEMSGRKAVLLQEVGGFVKTGRDVYRKVQGRDHPAPSAIINITDEGGEEVLTKKEEEERRIAEMGRPTLGEHVKVEVIIEESYEFKSTVDKLLKKTNLALVIGTNSWREQFVDAITVSSGDDDDECGEEKMPSCFDYVMHFLTIFWKLLFAFVPPTDYWNGWACFVVSISGIGMLTAVIGDLASHFGCTVGLKDSVTAVVFVALGTSVPDTFASKVSAIQDQYADASIGNVTGSNAVNVFLGIGVAWSIAAIYHWTQGQPFRVDPGTLAFSVTLFTIFAFICIGVLIYRRRPEIGGELGGPKVPKTLTTCLFFSLWLMYIVFSSLEAYCHIQGF